In Mucilaginibacter boryungensis, a single window of DNA contains:
- a CDS encoding sensor histidine kinase, translating to MKLQTKLTLFNTVSKLVIVLLFVALLPKLIKSINQNYTDNRLRKQREKVLQVVHSKGIKYYIQNDEAYGSYTLLKEEYVSLDTVPAGKFLDTIANERRIVEGDTIQYRILSHTFKVDKRNYLLEVGKSLATIGETSGPLQNIALEVLLGMILLTIMADMVYSNYVLRPLGLIIKTKLRGHKFPNFGAYEKVKTTTTDFEYLDMSIHEMIVMIERTFQKEREFISNASHELMTPISILQSKIENMFEQDDVADETKIRLLEMQRILNRLKTITKTLLLISQIENDQFLKEDTIGINELLQDVYDEISIRLQDKNIECVINVPADAKFVGVNKFLLFNLFFNLVNNAIKYNKEGGKITINGQPVKGGFMISVADTGIGIGVKQLPHIFNRFKKFRQSLEQDSFGLGLPIVKSIADFHQIHINITSEENIGSTFELTFPDAMVGV from the coding sequence TGGTAATAGTGCTGCTTTTTGTAGCGCTGCTGCCTAAGCTTATTAAAAGCATTAACCAAAACTATACCGATAACCGCCTGCGCAAACAGCGCGAAAAGGTGTTGCAGGTGGTACACAGCAAAGGCATAAAATACTACATACAAAACGATGAGGCTTACGGTAGTTATACCTTGCTGAAAGAAGAATATGTGAGCTTGGATACTGTACCGGCTGGCAAATTTTTAGATACAATAGCCAACGAACGCCGTATTGTGGAAGGCGACACCATTCAATATCGTATCTTAAGTCATACATTTAAAGTTGATAAAAGAAATTACCTGCTTGAAGTAGGTAAAAGCTTAGCTACTATTGGTGAAACCAGCGGCCCGCTGCAAAATATTGCGCTGGAGGTTTTACTGGGCATGATATTGCTGACTATTATGGCCGACATGGTTTATTCTAACTATGTATTACGCCCGTTGGGCCTGATCATTAAAACAAAGCTCCGCGGCCATAAATTCCCCAATTTTGGAGCTTACGAAAAGGTAAAGACCACCACTACAGATTTTGAGTACCTGGACATGAGCATCCACGAAATGATTGTAATGATTGAGCGTACCTTCCAGAAAGAGCGGGAGTTTATTTCCAACGCATCGCACGAATTAATGACGCCAATATCTATCCTGCAATCGAAGATAGAGAACATGTTTGAGCAGGATGATGTAGCCGATGAAACGAAGATACGCCTGCTGGAAATGCAGCGCATATTAAACCGCCTTAAAACGATCACCAAAACATTGCTATTAATATCACAAATTGAAAACGATCAGTTTTTGAAAGAGGATACAATAGGGATAAACGAATTGCTGCAGGATGTTTATGACGAAATATCTATCCGTCTTCAGGATAAAAATATTGAATGTGTTATAAATGTGCCGGCTGATGCCAAATTTGTTGGCGTTAATAAATTTTTACTGTTCAACCTATTTTTTAACCTGGTAAATAATGCCATTAAATACAATAAAGAGGGGGGTAAAATTACGATCAACGGTCAGCCGGTGAAGGGCGGGTTTATGATAAGTGTCGCCGATACGGGTATTGGCATTGGCGTTAAACAATTGCCGCACATTTTTAACCGCTTTAAAAAATTCCGCCAGTCGTTAGAACAGGATAGCTTTGGCCTGGGCCTGCCTATTGTAAAATCCATCGCCGACTTTCATCAAATCCATATCAATATTACATCTGAAGAAAACATCGGAAGTACATTTGAGTTGACCTTCCCGGATGCAATGGTAGGGGTTTAA
- a CDS encoding iron chaperone, with amino-acid sequence MAKPQNHDEYIASFPTPTRDLLQQMRETVQQAAPDAVEVISYSMPAFKLNGKMLIWYAGYERHIGFYPGSSPIIAFQKEISEYKNAKGSVQFPLDKPLPVSLISRMVQFKADEITQKISLKQPTRSRKLSAG; translated from the coding sequence ATGGCCAAACCACAAAACCACGATGAGTATATCGCTAGCTTCCCAACACCAACCCGCGATCTGCTGCAGCAAATGCGGGAAACCGTACAGCAGGCCGCGCCTGACGCCGTTGAGGTAATTAGTTATAGCATGCCCGCTTTTAAGCTGAATGGCAAAATGTTAATTTGGTATGCAGGGTACGAAAGACATATTGGTTTTTATCCCGGCTCATCGCCCATCATTGCATTTCAAAAAGAGATATCAGAATATAAAAACGCCAAGGGTTCGGTACAATTTCCCTTAGATAAACCCCTGCCTGTGAGCTTGATCTCGCGGATGGTTCAGTTTAAGGCTGATGAAATAACACAGAAAATATCCTTGAAGCAACCCACACGTTCCCGTAAGCTTAGTGCAGGATAA
- a CDS encoding SDR family oxidoreductase, with translation METTTNRSLQNKRVIILGGSSGIGLATAKAASADGASVIIVSGNQQRIDSALAELPPTATGYTINLSHESNIKSFFENIGKFDHLVYTAGENLTLNNIAETEIDSVKPFFNLRFWGAFAAVKYGSPWINPGGSVCLTSGIASLRPGTGWGIAASICGAVEGFVRAMAVELAPIRVNSVMPGVVRTNLWNSMEAADRETLYNTVANKLPVKRIGEAEDVALAFIYLMKQQFGTGQNIIVDGGTVLV, from the coding sequence ATGGAAACAACAACTAACAGATCATTACAAAACAAAAGGGTGATTATATTGGGTGGAAGTTCAGGTATTGGACTGGCCACCGCTAAAGCCGCCTCGGCCGATGGGGCCAGTGTGATTATTGTGTCCGGCAATCAACAACGGATAGATAGCGCCTTAGCCGAATTACCGCCAACCGCCACGGGCTATACCATAAACCTTAGTCATGAATCCAACATCAAAAGCTTTTTTGAAAACATAGGCAAATTTGATCACCTGGTATATACCGCCGGAGAAAATCTCACGTTAAACAACATTGCCGAAACGGAAATAGATAGCGTAAAGCCCTTTTTTAACCTGCGGTTTTGGGGCGCTTTCGCGGCCGTAAAATATGGTTCGCCGTGGATTAATCCCGGCGGGTCTGTTTGTTTGACAAGCGGCATTGCCAGTTTACGGCCGGGTACCGGCTGGGGCATAGCAGCTAGCATCTGTGGCGCGGTGGAAGGCTTTGTTAGGGCCATGGCAGTAGAGTTGGCTCCTATTCGTGTTAACAGTGTAATGCCTGGCGTGGTGCGTACCAACCTATGGAATAGCATGGAAGCCGCCGACCGTGAAACACTATACAATACCGTTGCCAATAAGCTGCCCGTGAAACGTATTGGCGAGGCTGAAGATGTGGCCCTTGCGTTTATTTATTTAATGAAGCAACAATTTGGTACCGGCCAAAATATAATAGTTGATGGCGGTACGGTTTTAGTATAA
- a CDS encoding Crp/Fnr family transcriptional regulator, whose amino-acid sequence MDNQLIKYLQLLHPLTKADMELIAGYFTPQTFKQGDYLSKPNKVAREMFFVESGVIRIGSINEKGTDLTHYFYGENNLVSILHSFNEDVPMPAFIQACTNAEVLTISKSTLQQLYQQLPFLKQVIDQQNQQHLIEKVNVHNLYQGEDAESRYHLFVSRNPNIVLRVALKEIASYLGITPQSLSRIRRGR is encoded by the coding sequence ATGGATAACCAATTGATCAAGTATCTGCAATTGTTGCATCCGCTTACCAAAGCGGATATGGAGCTAATTGCCGGATATTTCACTCCCCAAACGTTTAAGCAGGGGGATTATTTGTCCAAGCCGAATAAAGTAGCCCGCGAAATGTTTTTTGTGGAAAGCGGAGTTATCCGCATAGGGTCAATCAATGAAAAGGGCACCGACCTTACCCATTATTTTTATGGCGAGAACAACTTAGTATCCATTTTGCATAGCTTTAACGAAGATGTACCCATGCCGGCTTTTATACAGGCCTGTACTAACGCGGAAGTATTAACCATTAGCAAAAGCACGCTTCAACAGCTATACCAGCAACTGCCCTTTTTAAAACAGGTGATAGACCAGCAAAACCAGCAACACCTGATTGAAAAAGTAAACGTCCACAACCTTTACCAGGGTGAAGACGCGGAGAGCCGTTATCATTTATTTGTATCTCGAAACCCCAATATTGTATTGCGTGTAGCACTAAAAGAGATTGCATCGTACCTTGGCATTACGCCACAATCGTTAAGCAGGATTAGGCGGGGAAGGTAA